A part of Antennarius striatus isolate MH-2024 chromosome 21, ASM4005453v1, whole genome shotgun sequence genomic DNA contains:
- the sbk1 gene encoding serine/threonine-protein kinase SBK1, with the protein MQDHGGERQVASSLPHSVKATLSLSPSGLGRVGSNGGSPTSKMGYCGRVPVEDMQALAITSLSATDVAKQYEHIRELGKGTYGKVDLVAHRTQGTKMALKFVTKNKTKLKSFLREYSLTGSLSCSPFIIKVLDVLFETEDSYVFGQEYAPAGDLFDIIPPQVGLPEEMVKRCMQQLGLALDFMHSKSLVHRDVKPENVLLFDRECRRIKLADFGMTRRVGCRVKRVSGTIPYTAPEVCRASRSEGFLVNTSLDVWAFGVLVFCMLTGNFPWEAALQADAFYEEFRRWQKAGCPAGTYPSQWRRFTDDALRMFQRLLASEPEKRCGVKDVFCFVKYELVSELRRRASCRAKRGERSSSGACTSSCTSSGSTTSSRPSHRHPEPCTPPGTSCLRPAPLKRSVLSDPLSQREESGQHQSPGRDKNKSQMVMATAIEICV; encoded by the exons CCTGCCCCACAGCGTCAAGGCGACATTGTCGCTTTCTCCCTCCGGACTGGGCCGCGTGGGGAGCAACGGGGGCTCCCCAACATCTAAGATGGGTTACTGCGGACGGGTGCCTGTGGAGGACATGCAGGCCCTGGCCATCACCTCTCTGTCAGCAACAGATGTAGCCAAACAATACGAACACATCCGCGAGCTGGGAAAGGGCACGTATGGCAAGGTGGACCTGGTGGCACACCGGACTCAAG GCACAAAAATGGCGCTGAAGTTTGTTACCAAGAACAAGACGAAGCTGAAGAGTTTTCTGCGAGAATACAGTCTAACTGGCTCGCTCAGCTGCAGCCCGTTCATTATCAAAGTCCTGGACGTGCTTTTTGAGACTGAAGACAGCTATGTGTTCGGACAAGAGTACGCGCCCGCGGGGGACCTTTTTGACATCATCCCCCCACAG GTGGGTCTTCCAGAAGAAATGGTTAAACGCTGCATGCAGCAGCTGGGCCTGGCCCTAGACTTCATGCACAGTAAAAGCCTGGTGCATCGGGACGTCAAACCTGAGAATGTGCTCCTATTTGATCGCGAGTGCCGCCGCATCAAACTGGCGGACTTCGGTATGACCCGACGTGTTGGCTGCCGTGTGAAGCGTGTGAGCGGCACCATCCCCTATACGGCGCCAGAGGTGTGTCGTGCAAGTCGTTCCGAGGGATTCCTTGTGAACACCAGTCTGGACGTGTGGGCTTTTGGTGTGCTGGTCTTCTGTATGCTGACAGGAAATTTCCCTTGGGAGGCAGCGCTGCAGGCCGACGCCTTCTATGAGGAGTTTCGGCGCTGGCAGAAAGCAGGATGTCCTGCAGGAACATATCCGTCTCAATGGCGGCGCTTCACTGATGATGCCTTGCGCATGTTCCAAAGGCTTCTTGCGTCTGAGCCAGAAAAACGCTGTGGGGTCAAGGATGTCTTCTGCTTTGTCAAGTACGAGCTGGTCAGCGAACTCAGACGCAGAGCGTCTTGCCGAGCCAAGAGAGGTGAGAGGTCGAGCTCAGGGGCATGTACCAGCAGTTGCACTTCCTCCGGTTCCACCACTTCATCACGTCCCTCCCACAGACACCCCGAGCCCTGCACACCTCCAGGAACATCCTGCCTGCGTCCAGCACCACTCAAACGTAGTGTCCTCTCCGACCCTTTGTCTCAAAGAGAGGAGTCAGGGCAGCACCAGTCTCCTGGCCGAGACAAGAACAAAAGCCAGATGGTGATGGCAACTGCAATTGAAATATGTGTTTGA